In Populus trichocarpa isolate Nisqually-1 chromosome 7, P.trichocarpa_v4.1, whole genome shotgun sequence, the following proteins share a genomic window:
- the LOC18101079 gene encoding uncharacterized protein LOC18101079 isoform X1 — translation MEDIDWKKKKNKQRWSVTYTKHIKQKRKIYQDGFLDLHFSTNKVMLFDECEKLLECRILKDEEVVSSSETLTFNSFLVDVGHPEVGSDNNSNNKLPVSDLNFHGRDRKTTERFGFMRRQKFRNPSISSPGGEDTVEKNEARPDCLSTSQKIIKEIKKSELRRYVVPESSPDMSKSATEWQVLYTTQMTQKTKKYHDGFLRLASRESLGTQIMLYDASKRQLDCRFLKKDEIISSGESISFDAHLVDIGEPGGENQLLEDLNIQGNNSNDASKPGTMHGQPNGIKDNKSVAKEWCALYTSHITQKAKKYHSGILRLASCGSYRMQVTLLSEGKTFLTSKFLSLSEDVKVGSKLALPKYLVEVGEPLMSSEGKYQNTYLREDANSRSISIEDRTKLCNAVPTNKTLRNACQILSILQKPAVQGSVAVQCIDKSINASTLSEDSELSRQSFPHEGPSQNLDDGGSSKIVDIEISADLNFSEVLSTFSGNQFPNDTEAAGNFEQCHPAKVEADTKCCDEAFASSISSLMGSCTHCPNDDKKKTLDQPKSARKMDEWPTFDLGF, via the exons ATGGAGGATATCgattggaagaagaagaagaataagcaGAGATGGAGCGTAACCTACACAAAGCACATCAAGCAAAAGCGAAAAATCTATCAAGACGGTTTCTTAGATCTTCACTTCTCCACAAACAAG GTCATGCTGTTTGACGAGTGCGAGAAGTTATTAGAATGCAGAATCTTGAAGGATGAAGAAGTTGTTAGTTCCAGTGAAACCCTAACATTCAATTCCTTTCTTGTTGATGTTGGACATCCTGAGGTCGGtagtgataataatagtaataataagcTACCGGTATCAGATTTGAATTTTCACGGAAGAGATAGGAAAACTACCGAAAGGTTTGGCTTCATGCGTCGACAAAAGTTTAGAAATCCTTCGATTTCATCCCCCG GTGGAGAGGATACCGTGGAGAAGAATGAAGCACGACCGGATTGTCTAAGCACGTCGCAAAAGATCATCAAAG AGATCAAGAAGAGTGAACTGCGAAGGTATGTAGTGCCAGAGAGCAGTCCAGATATGTCAAAAAGTGCAACAG AATGGCAGGTCTTATACACTACGCAAATGACTCAAAAGACCAAGAAGTACCACGATGGTTTCTTAAGACTTGCAAGTCGTGAATCCTTAGGGACGCAG ATCATGCTGTATGATGCAAGCAAGAGACAATTAGATTGTAGGTTCCTCAAGAAAGATGAAATAATAAGTTCTGGTGAATCAATATCATTTGATGCTCATTTGGTTGACATTGGAGAACCTGGAGGAGAAAATCAGCTTCTAGAGGATTTGAACATTCAAGGAAATAATTCTAACGATGCTAGCAAACCGGGAACAATGCATGGACAGCCAAATGGTATTAAAGACAACAAATCCGTTGCAAAAG AGTGGTGTGCTCTTTACACTAGTCATATAACTCAAAAGGCCAAGAAGTACCACAGTGGAATCCTCAGGCTTGCTTCTTGTGGTTCTTACAGAATGCAG GTCACTTTATTAAGTGAAGGTAAAACCTTCCTGACCAGTAAGTTCCTCAGCTTGTCAGAAGATGTGAAAGTCGGAAGCAAGCTTGCACTGCCAAAATATTTGGTAGAAGTTGGCGAGCCATTAATGAGTTCTGAAG gAAAATATCAAAACACTTATTTAAGGGAAGATGCAAATTCAAGAAGCATCTCTATTGAAGATAGAACCAAGTTGTGCAATGCTGTTCCTACAAACAAAACTTTACGCAATG CCTGTCAAATCTTGTCCATTCTCCAAAAACCTGCTGTTCAGGGGAGTGTTGCTGTCCAGTGTATTGATAAGAGCATAAATGCCTCGACTCTATCTGAAGACTCTGAATTATCGAGACAATCATTCCCACATGAAGGACCCAGTCAAAATTTGGATGATGGAGGATCAAGTAAAATTGTGGACATTGAGATATCTGCTGATCTCAACTTTTCCGAAG TGTTATCTACTTTTAGCGGTAATCAATTTCCCAATGACACTGAAGCTGCTGGAAATTTTGAACAG TGTCATCCGGCCAAAGTAGAAGCTGACACCAAATGCTGTGATGAAGCTTTTGCTTCTAGTATTTCCAGTTTGATGGGTTCCTGTACTCACTGtcctaatgatgataaaaagaaGACTCTTGATCAGCCCAAGAGTGCAAGGAAAATGGATGAATGGCCTACATTCGATCTTGGATTTTGA
- the LOC18101079 gene encoding uncharacterized protein LOC18101079 isoform X2, with the protein MEDIDWKKKKNKQRWSVTYTKHIKQKRKIYQDGFLDLHFSTNKVMLFDECEKLLECRILKDEEVVSSSETLTFNSFLVDVGHPEVGSDNNSNNKLPVSDLNFHGRDRKTTERFGFMRRQKFRNPSISSPGGEDTVEKNEARPDCLSTSQKIIKEWQVLYTTQMTQKTKKYHDGFLRLASRESLGTQIMLYDASKRQLDCRFLKKDEIISSGESISFDAHLVDIGEPGGENQLLEDLNIQGNNSNDASKPGTMHGQPNGIKDNKSVAKEWCALYTSHITQKAKKYHSGILRLASCGSYRMQVTLLSEGKTFLTSKFLSLSEDVKVGSKLALPKYLVEVGEPLMSSEGKYQNTYLREDANSRSISIEDRTKLCNAVPTNKTLRNACQILSILQKPAVQGSVAVQCIDKSINASTLSEDSELSRQSFPHEGPSQNLDDGGSSKIVDIEISADLNFSEVLSTFSGNQFPNDTEAAGNFEQCHPAKVEADTKCCDEAFASSISSLMGSCTHCPNDDKKKTLDQPKSARKMDEWPTFDLGF; encoded by the exons ATGGAGGATATCgattggaagaagaagaagaataagcaGAGATGGAGCGTAACCTACACAAAGCACATCAAGCAAAAGCGAAAAATCTATCAAGACGGTTTCTTAGATCTTCACTTCTCCACAAACAAG GTCATGCTGTTTGACGAGTGCGAGAAGTTATTAGAATGCAGAATCTTGAAGGATGAAGAAGTTGTTAGTTCCAGTGAAACCCTAACATTCAATTCCTTTCTTGTTGATGTTGGACATCCTGAGGTCGGtagtgataataatagtaataataagcTACCGGTATCAGATTTGAATTTTCACGGAAGAGATAGGAAAACTACCGAAAGGTTTGGCTTCATGCGTCGACAAAAGTTTAGAAATCCTTCGATTTCATCCCCCG GTGGAGAGGATACCGTGGAGAAGAATGAAGCACGACCGGATTGTCTAAGCACGTCGCAAAAGATCATCAAAG AATGGCAGGTCTTATACACTACGCAAATGACTCAAAAGACCAAGAAGTACCACGATGGTTTCTTAAGACTTGCAAGTCGTGAATCCTTAGGGACGCAG ATCATGCTGTATGATGCAAGCAAGAGACAATTAGATTGTAGGTTCCTCAAGAAAGATGAAATAATAAGTTCTGGTGAATCAATATCATTTGATGCTCATTTGGTTGACATTGGAGAACCTGGAGGAGAAAATCAGCTTCTAGAGGATTTGAACATTCAAGGAAATAATTCTAACGATGCTAGCAAACCGGGAACAATGCATGGACAGCCAAATGGTATTAAAGACAACAAATCCGTTGCAAAAG AGTGGTGTGCTCTTTACACTAGTCATATAACTCAAAAGGCCAAGAAGTACCACAGTGGAATCCTCAGGCTTGCTTCTTGTGGTTCTTACAGAATGCAG GTCACTTTATTAAGTGAAGGTAAAACCTTCCTGACCAGTAAGTTCCTCAGCTTGTCAGAAGATGTGAAAGTCGGAAGCAAGCTTGCACTGCCAAAATATTTGGTAGAAGTTGGCGAGCCATTAATGAGTTCTGAAG gAAAATATCAAAACACTTATTTAAGGGAAGATGCAAATTCAAGAAGCATCTCTATTGAAGATAGAACCAAGTTGTGCAATGCTGTTCCTACAAACAAAACTTTACGCAATG CCTGTCAAATCTTGTCCATTCTCCAAAAACCTGCTGTTCAGGGGAGTGTTGCTGTCCAGTGTATTGATAAGAGCATAAATGCCTCGACTCTATCTGAAGACTCTGAATTATCGAGACAATCATTCCCACATGAAGGACCCAGTCAAAATTTGGATGATGGAGGATCAAGTAAAATTGTGGACATTGAGATATCTGCTGATCTCAACTTTTCCGAAG TGTTATCTACTTTTAGCGGTAATCAATTTCCCAATGACACTGAAGCTGCTGGAAATTTTGAACAG TGTCATCCGGCCAAAGTAGAAGCTGACACCAAATGCTGTGATGAAGCTTTTGCTTCTAGTATTTCCAGTTTGATGGGTTCCTGTACTCACTGtcctaatgatgataaaaagaaGACTCTTGATCAGCCCAAGAGTGCAAGGAAAATGGATGAATGGCCTACATTCGATCTTGGATTTTGA